From Nematostella vectensis chromosome 14, jaNemVect1.1, whole genome shotgun sequence, a single genomic window includes:
- the LOC116610628 gene encoding uncharacterized protein LOC116610628 isoform X2, with the protein MAEGKFAASLCDALESICGELPTEVKAYLATRINEILQLGVNSVENVINDTVIPYLAEFLGAFYRANVETILRNVSSPICQILRTYLENGCIESAKVEMQNLPSAVLKNVLKAFQAESLNNLLRLTLKVAKANSLQELLLLVTNDIILPELRKTFLTAIDASMSTLNPNKIVQVFDGYVHKDVLRYLRPRLVNALQKIKNLTHVGVKRVASRSINHISHLSRKSATAYDEGKLNLLRMTDLLFDLINAVWTDVSHEARGVVIDICRVFHEKFRAAGNLAVTEYLTPALIEFIQTHLGLSAEKQLKAMEPFFVSTVDDFIRTGRIPEKDEILEKAKEYIPDLMITTLPGTSSQTTKAIGIVVTESTRATLYGNGGVVDVLKETTVPVALSEFVAPNASLDTKRLIKETSRNLIRLANQGQSLSIQGFLHSFVDEIPDKLLSEKHRKFLLERLDECIEDMPPIADKVMEFVARHMLPILAAHFSTDRFTILAFVFQVTYEIVFCKGGSLRGRDFIKPVISKAVMGVTKTGMHYGITALVEYSVKTTGKCVVKQSSKNVGIATGKAVSKATRKALEMAGRKLMRNSGEKIVTGSLTLGGQVFVTKSAVRATGFVARELNKKSIGIAMKLMTTELATALGTTTVERLLQETTIGAGRELSKHTMRNLQKEVAKKAYKEFGKTFMKVGKETAENILPQTGQKAAEEFSRIFFRRMAHKAAKKSAKRLAKRAIKEAMKTTSKVAEETTKTLGKASVATGQGTNVIAQGVKQTSKVIESGVDDVGSAVANGASKASRKTVSNVAFKAAAKAGAVAAVTSAIVGGAFFYKDMKELKKARDEGKMDGKKYRCKRNGRIAEYATDVVSSGAVATGLALAGLSGPAGWAAIAGGMVACSGLSFLGNKAVAWITDKVEE; encoded by the coding sequence ATGGCAGAAGGTAAATTCGCAGCCTCCCTCTGTGACGCTCTGGAGAGTATTTGTGGCGAGCTGCCAACAGAAGTAAAGGCATATTTGGCGACGAGGATTAATGAGATTCTTCAGCTCGGAGTCAACAGTGTAGAAAACGTGATCAACGACACGGTTATTCCATATCTTGCTGAGTTTTTAGGCGCCTTTTATAGAGCTAACGTTGAGACCATACTCAGGAATGTCTCAAGCCCAATTTGTCAAATATTGCGGACCTATTTGGAGAACGGATGCATTGAGAGCGCCAAAGTGGAGATGCAAAATCTCCCATCAGCTGTTCTTAAGAATGTTCTGAAGGCTTTCCAAGCTGAATCGTTGAATAATTTACTGAGACTGACATTAAAAGTAGCGAAAGCCAATTCACTCCAGGAGCTGCTGCTGCTAGTAACTAACGACATCATACTTCCTGAGTTAAGAAAGACCTTCCTAACCGCTATCGATGCATCCATGAGTACATTGAATCCTAACAAGATCGTTCAAGTCTTTGACGGTTACGTGCACAAAGATGTTTTGCGCTACCTGAGACCAAGACTAGTAAATGCGCtccaaaaaataaagaatcttACTCATGTGGGAGTGAAGAGAGTTGCTAGCAGAAGTATTAACCACATCTCACATCTCTCAAGAAAATCTGCAACAGCTTATGACGAAGGCAAGCTAAACCTTCTCAGAATGACCGACCTCCTGTTTGATCTGATCAATGCCGTGTGGACAGACGTAAGTCACGAAGCAAGAGGAGTTGTCATTGACATCTGCCGGGTTTTTCACGAGAAATTCAGAGCTGCAGGAAATCTGGCTGTCACGGAGTATTTGACACCGGCACTGATCGAGTTTATCCAAACCCATCTGGGGTTATCGGCCGAAAAGCAGCTCAAGGCGATGGAACCATTTTTTGTCTCAACTGTCGATGACTTTATAAGAACGGGAAGAATTCCAGAAAAAGACGAGATTCTTGAAAAAGCCAAAGAGTACATTCCTGATTTGATGATAACAACACTGCCTGGAACATCCTCGCAGACGACCAAGGCTATCGGCATTGTTGTTACAGAGTCTACAAGAGCTACCTTGTATGGAAATGGTGGCGTAGTCGACGTACTCAAGGAGACCACGGTGCCTGTGGCACTGAGCGAGTTCGTCGCGCCAAATGCATCTCTTGACACGAAGAGATTGATCAAAGAGACTTCAAGAAATCTCATACGATTAGCAAACCAAGGCCAATCTCTTTCAATTCAGGGTTTCCTGCACTCATTTGTTGATGAAATTCCAGACAAACTGCTGTCAGAAAAACATCGCAAATTCCTCCTTGAGCGCCTTGATGAATGTATTGAAGATATGCCCCCCATTGCTGACAAGGTCATGGAGTTTGTGGCGCGTCACATGCTTCCTATCCTAGCAGCGCATTTCTCCACAGACAGGTTCACCATTCTTGCATTTGTCTTCCAAGTTACCTACGAGATTGTTTTCTGCAAAGGTGGGAGTTTACGGGGACGGGATTTTATCAAGCCTGTGATTTCAAAGGCCGTCATGGGTGTGACAAAGACTGGAATGCACTATGGAATCACAGCTTTGGTAGAGTATAGTGTCAAGACAACTGGCAAATGTGTTGTGAAGCAATCTTCGAAAAATGTAGGCATCGCCACAGGGAAAGCTGTTTCAAAAGCCACAAGAAAAGCGCTGGAAATGGCTGGAAGAAAATTAATGAGGAATTCAGGAGAGAAAATAGTGACTGGCTCCTTAACTCTGGGAGGTCAGGTTTTTGTGACAAAAAGTGCTGTTCGTGCAACGGGGTTTGTCGCAAGGGAACTCAACAAGAAATCCATAGGGATAGCGATGAAACTGATGACTACTGAGTTAGCAACAGCTCTGGGTACAACGACGGTGGAACGATTACTTCAAGAAACAACTATAGGAGCTGGCCGAGAATTAAGCAAGCATACAATGAGAAACTTGCAAAAGGAAGTGGCGAAGAAGGCATATAAAGAATTCGGAAAGACGTTCATGAAAGTGGGAAAAGAAACGGCGGAAAACATTCTTCCACAGACTGGACAAAAAGCAGCTGAGGAATTTAGCAGAATATTTTTCCGAAGGATGGCACATAAGGCAGCCAAGAAATCTGCAAAACGATTGGCAAAGCGTGCTATCAAGGAAGCAATGAAAACGACCAGCAAAGTTGCCGAGGAAACAACGAAGACGCTGGGGAAAGCTTCTGTTGCCACAGGTCAGGGCACAAATGTCATAGCACAGGGAGTGAAACAAACGTCTAAAGTTATAGAAAGTGGTGTTGATGACGTTGGGAGTGCGGTTGCCAACGGCGCATCCAAGGCCTCTAGGAAAACGGTCTCCAACGTGGCATTTAAAGCTGCCGCAAAGGCAGGCGCGGTAGCCGCCGTGACATCTGCCATAGTCGGAGGGGCATTCTTTTACAAGGACATGAAGGAGTTGAAGAAAGCAAGAGATGAAGGAAAGATGGACGGCAAGAAGTACAGGTGCAAGAGAAATGGCCGTATCGCGGAGTACGCAACGGATGTGGTTTCCTCGGGTGCTGTTGCTACAGGACTTGCTTTGGCAGGCTTGTCTGGCCCGGCAGGGTGGGCCGCCATAGCAGGAGGGATGGTCGCCTGTTCTGGTCTGAGTTTCCTCGGTAATAAGGCTGTAGCATGGATTACTGACAAAGTTGAAGAGTGA